The following are encoded in a window of Eschrichtius robustus isolate mEscRob2 chromosome 1, mEscRob2.pri, whole genome shotgun sequence genomic DNA:
- the CILP gene encoding cartilage intermediate layer protein 1 isoform X2 codes for MGPGGKMVVIKACVFFFLVLEVTSLLGRQMMLTQSVRRVQPGKRTSGIFAKPADPLDSPGEWTTWFNIDHPGGRGDYERLDAIHFYYGDRVCPRPLQLEAWTTDWIPAGSTGQVVHGNPLEGFWCLNREQRPGQNCSNYTVRFLCPPGSLRQDTEHSLWSPWSPWSKCSAACGHPGVRTRTRTCLAETVSLCNDATEQGRLCMEQACSACDLTCPMGQVNADCDACMCQDFVLYGAVSLPGGAPASGATVYVLTKTPKLLTQTDSSGRFRVPGLCPDGKSILKITKTKFAPIRLTMPKTRLKAATIKAEFMRAETPYIVMNPKTKARRAGQSVSLCCKATGKPKPDKYFWYHNSTLLDPSLYKHESKLVLRNLKRDQAGEYFCKAQSDAGAAKSHVARLTVIAPDETPCNPTPESYLIQLPHDCFQNATNSFYYDVGHCPVKTCAGQQDNGIRCQDAVDNCCGISKTEEREIQCSGYTLPTKVATECSCQRCMETQSIVRGRVSASDNGEPMRFGHVYMGNRRVSMTGYKGTFTLHVPQDTERLVLTFVDRLQKFVNTTKVLPFNKKGSAVFHEIKMLRWKEPITLEATETNIIPLGDMAGEDPVAELEIPSKSFYRQNGEPYTGKVKASVTFLDPRNISTATAAQSDLNFINDEGDIFPLRTYGMFSVDFTDEATSESLNVGKVKVHLDSTQVKMPEHLPMMKLWSLNPGTGLWEEEGDFKFESQRRNRREDRTFLVGNMEIRERRLFNLDVPESRRCFIKVRAYRSQRFLPSEQMQGVVVSVINLEPRTGFSSNPRAWGRFDSVITGPNGACLPAFCDDQSPDAYSAYVLASLAGEELEAVESSPKFNPNAIGVPQPYLNKLKYRRTDHEDPQVKKTAFQISMAKPRPNSAEESNGPIYAFENLQACEEVPPSAAHFRFYQIEGDRYDYNTVPFNEDDPMSWTEDYLAWWPKPMEFRACYIKVKIMGPLEVNVRSRNMGGTHRQTVGKLYGIRDVKSTRDRDQPNVSAACLEFKCSGMLYDQDRVDRTLVKVIPQGSCHRVSVNSMLHEYLVNHLPLPVNNDTSEYTMLAPLDPLGHNYGIYTVTDQDPRTAKEIALGRCFDGTSDGSSRVMKSNVGVALTFNCMERQVGRQSAFQYLQSIPARPSPASTVRGRAPSRRQRASQGGQRWRRGVASLRVSGVAQQPLSN; via the exons ATGGGACCTGGAGGAAAGATGGTGGTGATCAAGGCCTGTGTGTTCTTCTTCCTGGTCCTAGAGGTCACCTCTCTGTTGG GGAGGCAGATGATGCTCACTCAGTCGGTGAGAAGAGTCCAGCCTGGGAAGAGGACCTCAGGCATCTTTGCCAAGCCTGCTGACCCCCTGGACA GTCCTGGGGAGTGGACAACGTGGTTCAACATCGACCACCCAGGTGGGCGGGGCGACTACGAGCGGCTGGATGCCATTCACTTCTACTACGGGGACCGGGTGTGTCCTCGGCCCCTGCAGCTAGAGGCTTGGACCACCGACTGGATACCCGCAGGCAGCACTGGCCAAGTGGTCCATGGAAACCCCCTTGAGGGCTTCTGGTGCCTCAACAGGGAGCAGCGGCCTGGCCAGAACTGCTCCAATTATACCGTGCGCTTCCTCTGCCCGCCAG GATCCCTGCGCCAAGACACAGAGCACAGCCTCTGGAGCCCGTGGTCTCCCTGGAGCAAGTGTTCTGCTGCTTGTGGTCACCCTGGGGTCCGGACCCGAACACGCACCTGCTTGGCGGAGACGGTGTCACTGTGCAATGATGCCACCGAGCAGGGTCGGCTCTGCATGGAGCAGGCCTGTTCAG CCTGTGACCTGACCTGCCCCATGGGCCAGGTGAATGCTGACTGTGACGCCTGCATGTGCCAGGACTTCGTGCTGTATGGGGCTGTCTCCCTCCCTGGGGGTGCCCCAGCCTCAGGGGCTACTGTCTACGTCCTGACCAAAACACCTAAGCTATTGACCCAGACGGACAGCAGCGGGAGGTTCCGAGTCCCTGGCTTGTGCCCCGATGGCAAAAGCATCCTGAAGATCACAAAGACCAAGTTTGCCCCTATCAGGCTCACAATGCCTAAGACTAGACTGAAGGCAGCCACCATCAAGGCGGAGTTCATGAGGGCag AGACTCCATACATTGTGATGAACCCCAAGACAAAAGCACGGAGAGCTGGGCAGAGTGTGTCCCTGTGCTGTAAGGCCACAGGGAAGCCCAAACCAGACAAGTATTTCTG GTACCATAACAGCACACTATTGGACCCCTCCCTCTACAAACACGAGAGCAAGCTGGTGCTGAGGAACCTGAAGCGGGACCAGGCCGGGGAGTACTTCTGCAAGGCCCAGAGTGACGCTGGGGCTGCAAAGTCCCATGTCGCCCGGCTGACTGTTATAG CCCCCGATGAGACTCCTTGCAACCCAACCCCCGAGAGCTACCTTATCCAGCTGCCCCATGATTGTTTCCAGAATGCCACCAACTCCTTCTACTATGATGTGGGTCATTGCCCTGTCAAGACCTGTGCAGGGCAGCAGGATAATGGGATCAGGTGCCAGGATGCTGTGGATAACTGCTGTGGGATCTCCAAAACAGAGGAGAGGGAGATCCAGTGCAGTGGGTACACGCTGCCCACGAAGGTGGCCACGGAGTGCAGCTGCCAGCGGTGTATGGAGACCCAGAGTATCGTGCGGGGACGCGTCAGCGCCTCTGACAATGGGGAACCCATGCGCTTTGGCCACGTGTACATGGGGAACAGGCGTGTGAGCATGACTGGCTACAAGGGCACGTTCACCCTCCACGTCCCTCAGGACACTGAGAGGCTGGTGCTCACATTTGTGGACAGGCTGCAGAAGTTTGTCAACACCACCAAAGTGCTGCCCTTCAATAAGAAGGGGAGTGCAGTGTTCCATGAGATCAAGATGCTTCGGTGGAAAGAGCCCATCACCTTGGAGGCCACGGAGACCAACATTATCCCCTTGGGGGATATGGCTGGTGAAGATCCTGTGGCTGAGCTGGAGATCCCATCCAAGAGTTTCTACCGGCAGAACGGGGAGCCCTACACAGGAAAAGTAAAGGCCAGTGTGACCTTCCTGGATCCCCGGAATATTTCCACAGCTACTGCTGCCCAGAGTGACCTGAACTTCATCAATGATGAAGGAGACATCTTCCCCCTTCGGACATATGGCATGTTCTCTGTGGACTTCACAGATGAGGCCACCTCAGAGTCACTTAATGTTGGCAAGGTGAAGGTCCACCTCGACTCAACCCAGGTCAAGATGCCAGAGCACTTGCCCATGATGAAACTCTGGTCACTCAACCCAGGCACAGGGCTGTGGGAGGAGGAAGGTGACTTCAAATTTGAAAGCCAAAGGCGGAACAGAAGGGAAGACAGGACCTTCCTGGTGGGCAACATGGAGATCCGTGAGAGGAGGCTATTTAACCTGGATGTCCCTGAAAGCAGGAGGTGCTTCATCAAGGTGAGGGCCTACCGAAGTCAGAGGTTCTTGCCCAGTGAGCAGATGCAGGGTGTCGTGGTCTCTGTGATCAACCTGGAGCCCAGGACTGGCTTCTCCTCCAACCCCAGGGCCTGGGGCCGCTTTGACAGTGTCATCACTGGCCCCAATGGGGCCTGTCTGCCTGCCTTCTGCGATGACCAGTCCCCTGATGCTTACTCTGCCTATGTCTTAGCCAGCCTGGCTGGGGAAGAACTGGAAGCAGTGGAGTCTTCTCCTAAATTCAACCCAAATGCAATTGGTGTCCCTCAGCCCTACCTCAACAAGCTCAAGTACCGCCGGACAGACCATGAGGACCCACAGGTCAAGAAGACAGCTTTCCAGATCAGCATGGCCAAGCCAAGGCCCAACTCAGCTGAGGAGAGCAATGGACCCATCTATGCATTTGAGAACCTCCAGGCATGCGAGGAAGTACCTCCCAGTGCGGCCCACTTCCGGTTCTACCAGATTGAGGGGGATCGATATGACTACAACACGGTCCCTTTCAACGAGGATGACCCCATGAGCTGGACTGAAGACTACCTGGCATGGTGGCCCAAGCCAATGGAGTTCAGGGCCTGCTATATCAAGGTGAAGATCATGGGGCCACTGGAGGTGAACGTGCGATCCCGTAACATGGGGGGCACCCACCGGCAGACAGTGGGAAAGCTGTACGGAATCCGGGATGTGAAGAGCACGCGGGACAGGGACCAGCCCAATGTCTCAGCTGCCTGTTTGGAGTTCAAGTGCAGTGGGATGCTCTATGACCAGGACCGTGTAGACCGCACGCTGGTGAAGGTTATCCCCCAGGGCAGCTGCCATCGAGTCAGCGTAAACTCCATGCTGCATGAGTACCTGGTCAACCACCTACCACTGCCGGTCAACAACGACACCAGTGAGTACACCATGCTGGCGCCCTTGGACCCACTGGGCCACAACTATGGCATCTACACTGTCACTGACCAGGACCCTCGCACGGCCAAGGAGATTGCACTTGGCCGGTGCTTTGATGGCACATCTGATGGCTCCTCCAGAGTCATGAAGAGCAATGTGGGAGTGGCCCTGACCTTTAACTGCATGGAGAGGCAGGTGGGCCGTCAGAGTGCCTTCCAGTACCTCCAAAGCATCCCGGCCCGGCCCTCCCCCGCAAGCACTGTCAGGGGAAGAGCGCCCTCAAGGAGGCAGCGGGCAAGTCAGGGTGGCCAGCGCTGGCGCAGAGGGGTGGCCTCTCTGAGGGTTTCTGGGGTTGCTCAGCAGCCTCTGAGCAACTAA
- the CILP gene encoding cartilage intermediate layer protein 1 isoform X3: MGPGGKMVVIKACVFFFLVLEVTSLLGSLRQDTEHSLWSPWSPWSKCSAACGHPGVRTRTRTCLAETVSLCNDATEQGRLCMEQACSACDLTCPMGQVNADCDACMCQDFVLYGAVSLPGGAPASGATVYVLTKTPKLLTQTDSSGRFRVPGLCPDGKSILKITKTKFAPIRLTMPKTRLKAATIKAEFMRAETPYIVMNPKTKARRAGQSVSLCCKATGKPKPDKYFWYHNSTLLDPSLYKHESKLVLRNLKRDQAGEYFCKAQSDAGAAKSHVARLTVIAPDETPCNPTPESYLIQLPHDCFQNATNSFYYDVGHCPVKTCAGQQDNGIRCQDAVDNCCGISKTEEREIQCSGYTLPTKVATECSCQRCMETQSIVRGRVSASDNGEPMRFGHVYMGNRRVSMTGYKGTFTLHVPQDTERLVLTFVDRLQKFVNTTKVLPFNKKGSAVFHEIKMLRWKEPITLEATETNIIPLGDMAGEDPVAELEIPSKSFYRQNGEPYTGKVKASVTFLDPRNISTATAAQSDLNFINDEGDIFPLRTYGMFSVDFTDEATSESLNVGKVKVHLDSTQVKMPEHLPMMKLWSLNPGTGLWEEEGDFKFESQRRNRREDRTFLVGNMEIRERRLFNLDVPESRRCFIKVRAYRSQRFLPSEQMQGVVVSVINLEPRTGFSSNPRAWGRFDSVITGPNGACLPAFCDDQSPDAYSAYVLASLAGEELEAVESSPKFNPNAIGVPQPYLNKLKYRRTDHEDPQVKKTAFQISMAKPRPNSAEESNGPIYAFENLQACEEVPPSAAHFRFYQIEGDRYDYNTVPFNEDDPMSWTEDYLAWWPKPMEFRACYIKVKIMGPLEVNVRSRNMGGTHRQTVGKLYGIRDVKSTRDRDQPNVSAACLEFKCSGMLYDQDRVDRTLVKVIPQGSCHRVSVNSMLHEYLVNHLPLPVNNDTSEYTMLAPLDPLGHNYGIYTVTDQDPRTAKEIALGRCFDGTSDGSSRVMKSNVGVALTFNCMERQVGRQSAFQYLQSIPARPSPASTVRGRAPSRRQRASQGGQRWRRGVASLRVSGVAQQPLSN; encoded by the exons ATGGGACCTGGAGGAAAGATGGTGGTGATCAAGGCCTGTGTGTTCTTCTTCCTGGTCCTAGAGGTCACCTCTCTGTTGG GATCCCTGCGCCAAGACACAGAGCACAGCCTCTGGAGCCCGTGGTCTCCCTGGAGCAAGTGTTCTGCTGCTTGTGGTCACCCTGGGGTCCGGACCCGAACACGCACCTGCTTGGCGGAGACGGTGTCACTGTGCAATGATGCCACCGAGCAGGGTCGGCTCTGCATGGAGCAGGCCTGTTCAG CCTGTGACCTGACCTGCCCCATGGGCCAGGTGAATGCTGACTGTGACGCCTGCATGTGCCAGGACTTCGTGCTGTATGGGGCTGTCTCCCTCCCTGGGGGTGCCCCAGCCTCAGGGGCTACTGTCTACGTCCTGACCAAAACACCTAAGCTATTGACCCAGACGGACAGCAGCGGGAGGTTCCGAGTCCCTGGCTTGTGCCCCGATGGCAAAAGCATCCTGAAGATCACAAAGACCAAGTTTGCCCCTATCAGGCTCACAATGCCTAAGACTAGACTGAAGGCAGCCACCATCAAGGCGGAGTTCATGAGGGCag AGACTCCATACATTGTGATGAACCCCAAGACAAAAGCACGGAGAGCTGGGCAGAGTGTGTCCCTGTGCTGTAAGGCCACAGGGAAGCCCAAACCAGACAAGTATTTCTG GTACCATAACAGCACACTATTGGACCCCTCCCTCTACAAACACGAGAGCAAGCTGGTGCTGAGGAACCTGAAGCGGGACCAGGCCGGGGAGTACTTCTGCAAGGCCCAGAGTGACGCTGGGGCTGCAAAGTCCCATGTCGCCCGGCTGACTGTTATAG CCCCCGATGAGACTCCTTGCAACCCAACCCCCGAGAGCTACCTTATCCAGCTGCCCCATGATTGTTTCCAGAATGCCACCAACTCCTTCTACTATGATGTGGGTCATTGCCCTGTCAAGACCTGTGCAGGGCAGCAGGATAATGGGATCAGGTGCCAGGATGCTGTGGATAACTGCTGTGGGATCTCCAAAACAGAGGAGAGGGAGATCCAGTGCAGTGGGTACACGCTGCCCACGAAGGTGGCCACGGAGTGCAGCTGCCAGCGGTGTATGGAGACCCAGAGTATCGTGCGGGGACGCGTCAGCGCCTCTGACAATGGGGAACCCATGCGCTTTGGCCACGTGTACATGGGGAACAGGCGTGTGAGCATGACTGGCTACAAGGGCACGTTCACCCTCCACGTCCCTCAGGACACTGAGAGGCTGGTGCTCACATTTGTGGACAGGCTGCAGAAGTTTGTCAACACCACCAAAGTGCTGCCCTTCAATAAGAAGGGGAGTGCAGTGTTCCATGAGATCAAGATGCTTCGGTGGAAAGAGCCCATCACCTTGGAGGCCACGGAGACCAACATTATCCCCTTGGGGGATATGGCTGGTGAAGATCCTGTGGCTGAGCTGGAGATCCCATCCAAGAGTTTCTACCGGCAGAACGGGGAGCCCTACACAGGAAAAGTAAAGGCCAGTGTGACCTTCCTGGATCCCCGGAATATTTCCACAGCTACTGCTGCCCAGAGTGACCTGAACTTCATCAATGATGAAGGAGACATCTTCCCCCTTCGGACATATGGCATGTTCTCTGTGGACTTCACAGATGAGGCCACCTCAGAGTCACTTAATGTTGGCAAGGTGAAGGTCCACCTCGACTCAACCCAGGTCAAGATGCCAGAGCACTTGCCCATGATGAAACTCTGGTCACTCAACCCAGGCACAGGGCTGTGGGAGGAGGAAGGTGACTTCAAATTTGAAAGCCAAAGGCGGAACAGAAGGGAAGACAGGACCTTCCTGGTGGGCAACATGGAGATCCGTGAGAGGAGGCTATTTAACCTGGATGTCCCTGAAAGCAGGAGGTGCTTCATCAAGGTGAGGGCCTACCGAAGTCAGAGGTTCTTGCCCAGTGAGCAGATGCAGGGTGTCGTGGTCTCTGTGATCAACCTGGAGCCCAGGACTGGCTTCTCCTCCAACCCCAGGGCCTGGGGCCGCTTTGACAGTGTCATCACTGGCCCCAATGGGGCCTGTCTGCCTGCCTTCTGCGATGACCAGTCCCCTGATGCTTACTCTGCCTATGTCTTAGCCAGCCTGGCTGGGGAAGAACTGGAAGCAGTGGAGTCTTCTCCTAAATTCAACCCAAATGCAATTGGTGTCCCTCAGCCCTACCTCAACAAGCTCAAGTACCGCCGGACAGACCATGAGGACCCACAGGTCAAGAAGACAGCTTTCCAGATCAGCATGGCCAAGCCAAGGCCCAACTCAGCTGAGGAGAGCAATGGACCCATCTATGCATTTGAGAACCTCCAGGCATGCGAGGAAGTACCTCCCAGTGCGGCCCACTTCCGGTTCTACCAGATTGAGGGGGATCGATATGACTACAACACGGTCCCTTTCAACGAGGATGACCCCATGAGCTGGACTGAAGACTACCTGGCATGGTGGCCCAAGCCAATGGAGTTCAGGGCCTGCTATATCAAGGTGAAGATCATGGGGCCACTGGAGGTGAACGTGCGATCCCGTAACATGGGGGGCACCCACCGGCAGACAGTGGGAAAGCTGTACGGAATCCGGGATGTGAAGAGCACGCGGGACAGGGACCAGCCCAATGTCTCAGCTGCCTGTTTGGAGTTCAAGTGCAGTGGGATGCTCTATGACCAGGACCGTGTAGACCGCACGCTGGTGAAGGTTATCCCCCAGGGCAGCTGCCATCGAGTCAGCGTAAACTCCATGCTGCATGAGTACCTGGTCAACCACCTACCACTGCCGGTCAACAACGACACCAGTGAGTACACCATGCTGGCGCCCTTGGACCCACTGGGCCACAACTATGGCATCTACACTGTCACTGACCAGGACCCTCGCACGGCCAAGGAGATTGCACTTGGCCGGTGCTTTGATGGCACATCTGATGGCTCCTCCAGAGTCATGAAGAGCAATGTGGGAGTGGCCCTGACCTTTAACTGCATGGAGAGGCAGGTGGGCCGTCAGAGTGCCTTCCAGTACCTCCAAAGCATCCCGGCCCGGCCCTCCCCCGCAAGCACTGTCAGGGGAAGAGCGCCCTCAAGGAGGCAGCGGGCAAGTCAGGGTGGCCAGCGCTGGCGCAGAGGGGTGGCCTCTCTGAGGGTTTCTGGGGTTGCTCAGCAGCCTCTGAGCAACTAA
- the CILP gene encoding cartilage intermediate layer protein 1 isoform X1 → MFHPPHHTASLCLERLVAGPCWAPVSVLASHLSSWPSGRQMMLTQSVRRVQPGKRTSGIFAKPADPLDSPGEWTTWFNIDHPGGRGDYERLDAIHFYYGDRVCPRPLQLEAWTTDWIPAGSTGQVVHGNPLEGFWCLNREQRPGQNCSNYTVRFLCPPGSLRQDTEHSLWSPWSPWSKCSAACGHPGVRTRTRTCLAETVSLCNDATEQGRLCMEQACSACDLTCPMGQVNADCDACMCQDFVLYGAVSLPGGAPASGATVYVLTKTPKLLTQTDSSGRFRVPGLCPDGKSILKITKTKFAPIRLTMPKTRLKAATIKAEFMRAETPYIVMNPKTKARRAGQSVSLCCKATGKPKPDKYFWYHNSTLLDPSLYKHESKLVLRNLKRDQAGEYFCKAQSDAGAAKSHVARLTVIAPDETPCNPTPESYLIQLPHDCFQNATNSFYYDVGHCPVKTCAGQQDNGIRCQDAVDNCCGISKTEEREIQCSGYTLPTKVATECSCQRCMETQSIVRGRVSASDNGEPMRFGHVYMGNRRVSMTGYKGTFTLHVPQDTERLVLTFVDRLQKFVNTTKVLPFNKKGSAVFHEIKMLRWKEPITLEATETNIIPLGDMAGEDPVAELEIPSKSFYRQNGEPYTGKVKASVTFLDPRNISTATAAQSDLNFINDEGDIFPLRTYGMFSVDFTDEATSESLNVGKVKVHLDSTQVKMPEHLPMMKLWSLNPGTGLWEEEGDFKFESQRRNRREDRTFLVGNMEIRERRLFNLDVPESRRCFIKVRAYRSQRFLPSEQMQGVVVSVINLEPRTGFSSNPRAWGRFDSVITGPNGACLPAFCDDQSPDAYSAYVLASLAGEELEAVESSPKFNPNAIGVPQPYLNKLKYRRTDHEDPQVKKTAFQISMAKPRPNSAEESNGPIYAFENLQACEEVPPSAAHFRFYQIEGDRYDYNTVPFNEDDPMSWTEDYLAWWPKPMEFRACYIKVKIMGPLEVNVRSRNMGGTHRQTVGKLYGIRDVKSTRDRDQPNVSAACLEFKCSGMLYDQDRVDRTLVKVIPQGSCHRVSVNSMLHEYLVNHLPLPVNNDTSEYTMLAPLDPLGHNYGIYTVTDQDPRTAKEIALGRCFDGTSDGSSRVMKSNVGVALTFNCMERQVGRQSAFQYLQSIPARPSPASTVRGRAPSRRQRASQGGQRWRRGVASLRVSGVAQQPLSN, encoded by the exons ATGTTCCATCCCCCACATCACACTGCTTCCCTATGTCTTGAGAGGCTAGTAGCAGGACCCTGCTGGGCCCCTGTATCTGTTTTGGCCTCTCACTTATCCTCCTGGCCCTCAGGGAGGCAGATGATGCTCACTCAGTCGGTGAGAAGAGTCCAGCCTGGGAAGAGGACCTCAGGCATCTTTGCCAAGCCTGCTGACCCCCTGGACA GTCCTGGGGAGTGGACAACGTGGTTCAACATCGACCACCCAGGTGGGCGGGGCGACTACGAGCGGCTGGATGCCATTCACTTCTACTACGGGGACCGGGTGTGTCCTCGGCCCCTGCAGCTAGAGGCTTGGACCACCGACTGGATACCCGCAGGCAGCACTGGCCAAGTGGTCCATGGAAACCCCCTTGAGGGCTTCTGGTGCCTCAACAGGGAGCAGCGGCCTGGCCAGAACTGCTCCAATTATACCGTGCGCTTCCTCTGCCCGCCAG GATCCCTGCGCCAAGACACAGAGCACAGCCTCTGGAGCCCGTGGTCTCCCTGGAGCAAGTGTTCTGCTGCTTGTGGTCACCCTGGGGTCCGGACCCGAACACGCACCTGCTTGGCGGAGACGGTGTCACTGTGCAATGATGCCACCGAGCAGGGTCGGCTCTGCATGGAGCAGGCCTGTTCAG CCTGTGACCTGACCTGCCCCATGGGCCAGGTGAATGCTGACTGTGACGCCTGCATGTGCCAGGACTTCGTGCTGTATGGGGCTGTCTCCCTCCCTGGGGGTGCCCCAGCCTCAGGGGCTACTGTCTACGTCCTGACCAAAACACCTAAGCTATTGACCCAGACGGACAGCAGCGGGAGGTTCCGAGTCCCTGGCTTGTGCCCCGATGGCAAAAGCATCCTGAAGATCACAAAGACCAAGTTTGCCCCTATCAGGCTCACAATGCCTAAGACTAGACTGAAGGCAGCCACCATCAAGGCGGAGTTCATGAGGGCag AGACTCCATACATTGTGATGAACCCCAAGACAAAAGCACGGAGAGCTGGGCAGAGTGTGTCCCTGTGCTGTAAGGCCACAGGGAAGCCCAAACCAGACAAGTATTTCTG GTACCATAACAGCACACTATTGGACCCCTCCCTCTACAAACACGAGAGCAAGCTGGTGCTGAGGAACCTGAAGCGGGACCAGGCCGGGGAGTACTTCTGCAAGGCCCAGAGTGACGCTGGGGCTGCAAAGTCCCATGTCGCCCGGCTGACTGTTATAG CCCCCGATGAGACTCCTTGCAACCCAACCCCCGAGAGCTACCTTATCCAGCTGCCCCATGATTGTTTCCAGAATGCCACCAACTCCTTCTACTATGATGTGGGTCATTGCCCTGTCAAGACCTGTGCAGGGCAGCAGGATAATGGGATCAGGTGCCAGGATGCTGTGGATAACTGCTGTGGGATCTCCAAAACAGAGGAGAGGGAGATCCAGTGCAGTGGGTACACGCTGCCCACGAAGGTGGCCACGGAGTGCAGCTGCCAGCGGTGTATGGAGACCCAGAGTATCGTGCGGGGACGCGTCAGCGCCTCTGACAATGGGGAACCCATGCGCTTTGGCCACGTGTACATGGGGAACAGGCGTGTGAGCATGACTGGCTACAAGGGCACGTTCACCCTCCACGTCCCTCAGGACACTGAGAGGCTGGTGCTCACATTTGTGGACAGGCTGCAGAAGTTTGTCAACACCACCAAAGTGCTGCCCTTCAATAAGAAGGGGAGTGCAGTGTTCCATGAGATCAAGATGCTTCGGTGGAAAGAGCCCATCACCTTGGAGGCCACGGAGACCAACATTATCCCCTTGGGGGATATGGCTGGTGAAGATCCTGTGGCTGAGCTGGAGATCCCATCCAAGAGTTTCTACCGGCAGAACGGGGAGCCCTACACAGGAAAAGTAAAGGCCAGTGTGACCTTCCTGGATCCCCGGAATATTTCCACAGCTACTGCTGCCCAGAGTGACCTGAACTTCATCAATGATGAAGGAGACATCTTCCCCCTTCGGACATATGGCATGTTCTCTGTGGACTTCACAGATGAGGCCACCTCAGAGTCACTTAATGTTGGCAAGGTGAAGGTCCACCTCGACTCAACCCAGGTCAAGATGCCAGAGCACTTGCCCATGATGAAACTCTGGTCACTCAACCCAGGCACAGGGCTGTGGGAGGAGGAAGGTGACTTCAAATTTGAAAGCCAAAGGCGGAACAGAAGGGAAGACAGGACCTTCCTGGTGGGCAACATGGAGATCCGTGAGAGGAGGCTATTTAACCTGGATGTCCCTGAAAGCAGGAGGTGCTTCATCAAGGTGAGGGCCTACCGAAGTCAGAGGTTCTTGCCCAGTGAGCAGATGCAGGGTGTCGTGGTCTCTGTGATCAACCTGGAGCCCAGGACTGGCTTCTCCTCCAACCCCAGGGCCTGGGGCCGCTTTGACAGTGTCATCACTGGCCCCAATGGGGCCTGTCTGCCTGCCTTCTGCGATGACCAGTCCCCTGATGCTTACTCTGCCTATGTCTTAGCCAGCCTGGCTGGGGAAGAACTGGAAGCAGTGGAGTCTTCTCCTAAATTCAACCCAAATGCAATTGGTGTCCCTCAGCCCTACCTCAACAAGCTCAAGTACCGCCGGACAGACCATGAGGACCCACAGGTCAAGAAGACAGCTTTCCAGATCAGCATGGCCAAGCCAAGGCCCAACTCAGCTGAGGAGAGCAATGGACCCATCTATGCATTTGAGAACCTCCAGGCATGCGAGGAAGTACCTCCCAGTGCGGCCCACTTCCGGTTCTACCAGATTGAGGGGGATCGATATGACTACAACACGGTCCCTTTCAACGAGGATGACCCCATGAGCTGGACTGAAGACTACCTGGCATGGTGGCCCAAGCCAATGGAGTTCAGGGCCTGCTATATCAAGGTGAAGATCATGGGGCCACTGGAGGTGAACGTGCGATCCCGTAACATGGGGGGCACCCACCGGCAGACAGTGGGAAAGCTGTACGGAATCCGGGATGTGAAGAGCACGCGGGACAGGGACCAGCCCAATGTCTCAGCTGCCTGTTTGGAGTTCAAGTGCAGTGGGATGCTCTATGACCAGGACCGTGTAGACCGCACGCTGGTGAAGGTTATCCCCCAGGGCAGCTGCCATCGAGTCAGCGTAAACTCCATGCTGCATGAGTACCTGGTCAACCACCTACCACTGCCGGTCAACAACGACACCAGTGAGTACACCATGCTGGCGCCCTTGGACCCACTGGGCCACAACTATGGCATCTACACTGTCACTGACCAGGACCCTCGCACGGCCAAGGAGATTGCACTTGGCCGGTGCTTTGATGGCACATCTGATGGCTCCTCCAGAGTCATGAAGAGCAATGTGGGAGTGGCCCTGACCTTTAACTGCATGGAGAGGCAGGTGGGCCGTCAGAGTGCCTTCCAGTACCTCCAAAGCATCCCGGCCCGGCCCTCCCCCGCAAGCACTGTCAGGGGAAGAGCGCCCTCAAGGAGGCAGCGGGCAAGTCAGGGTGGCCAGCGCTGGCGCAGAGGGGTGGCCTCTCTGAGGGTTTCTGGGGTTGCTCAGCAGCCTCTGAGCAACTAA